The Paraburkholderia acidiphila DNA window TGCTCTGTTTCCTCAGGCATCTCACGCGGCGCTTCAAGCTCATCTACATGTCGGACTCGAAGGCCGACGACGGACTGCGCCAGCGCACCAAGGAGCGGCTCAAGCGTTTCATCGTGAGCCGCTTCGACGGCGCGCTCGTCGCGGGCGAGAAACATCGCCGCTATGCGCAATCGCTTGGTATTCCGAAGGAACGTTCGCGCATCGGCTTCGATGTGATCGATGTCGACTATTTTTCGGATCTCGCGCAGGCCGCGAGCGACAACCCCGAAGCCGTGCGGTCCCGCTTCGGACTGCCGCAGCGCTACGTGTTGTGCGTGAGCCGGTTCGTCGCACGCAAGAACGTCGATGTACTGATCGACGCCTACCGTAAATCCGGCGTGTACAACGAGAATATCGGCCTCGTTCTGGTGGGTCAGGGTCCGCTCGAAGCGCAATTGCGTGCGCGCATCGCGTCGCTCGGCCTCACGCCGCATGTGACGATACTGAACTCACTCGCCAACCAGGAGATGCCGAATCTTTATGCGCTCGCGGAATTCGTCGTATTGGCGAGCGAGTTCGATCAATGGGGTTTGTGCGTGAACGAAGCGTTTGCTGCCGGGTGTCCCGCCATCGTCACACGCACCTGCGGCGTGGCTGGCGAAGTGGTGATAGACGGCGTGAACGGTTTTGTGGTCGAACCGCGCGACGTATCGACGCTCGCGCAACGTATCGGCGAACTGGGCAGCGAGCCCGCGCTGCGCGAGCGCTTTGCCGCCGGCGCGCAAAGTACGATCCGGCGCTGGACGCCACTGCTCTTCGCATCGAGCGCGCTGGAGCTTGCCGAGGTCACGACCCGCAGCGCAAGCGACCCCGCCCGGCACGAACTCGTTTAACGCGCGACGCAGCTCGCCGCCGCTCAGAGATTGGGTGCGAAAACCCGCCCTGGCGCGAACTTGCGCTTGAGCGTACGCATCAGCAAATACACCGTGCCGTGGCGCTCGACGCCCAGCCGCTGCGTGAGCGTCGCACCGAACCCATTGAGAAAGCTGAAGGTCGACGGGCTCGAAAAACCGTCGAAGTCGAACGTGAGCTTGCGCTCCAGCGCGCGGCCAATGCCGCTCCACAGCAGCAGGCTGATCGAGCCGCTGTGCGCGTCCTGTGCGCGCGACGAAAGCAGGTAATACATCGTCTGATGGTCCCAGACGAGGCCAACCGCCGCCACGAGTTTCCCATTCTGCCCATACGCGCCAAGCAGCATCCCGGCCTTACGGTCGACGAACGCGTGGACGAGGTCGCGCATGACCGCATCTCCGTACGCATTGGTACGCGAGCGCGCCGCGAGATTCG harbors:
- a CDS encoding glycosyltransferase family 4 protein — encoded protein: MRILFVIGNLGDYHVPRYEALVSAAAGRGHQVALLEVFARSGVYGFPQERRAAFFANRPRMAETLVKDGADSDGLGARDTARLIAKVRNFMPDVVITLGYNTGYSAVLCFLRHLTRRFKLIYMSDSKADDGLRQRTKERLKRFIVSRFDGALVAGEKHRRYAQSLGIPKERSRIGFDVIDVDYFSDLAQAASDNPEAVRSRFGLPQRYVLCVSRFVARKNVDVLIDAYRKSGVYNENIGLVLVGQGPLEAQLRARIASLGLTPHVTILNSLANQEMPNLYALAEFVVLASEFDQWGLCVNEAFAAGCPAIVTRTCGVAGEVVIDGVNGFVVEPRDVSTLAQRIGELGSEPALRERFAAGAQSTIRRWTPLLFASSALELAEVTTRSASDPARHELV